A genome region from Candidatus Afararchaeum irisae includes the following:
- a CDS encoding transposase, whose protein sequence is MSDDDYLRRTAITRLSVSPEQADLLEDTIDEWRTGANIATDIGWEHYETRKRKLQSLAYDDVRDQTRLGSQHAILACFQAAQALKGVDERKQQGRNYSKPEFTAPTVKYDANTMTLFDDNTVSLATTDSRVRCELVLPDDEDGYQYQYLDSDEWEVTESTLTARDGDYFLHLGFRKPKPDADESPAEDRTVLGVDLGIENLAVTSTAHFESGQELLHEHREFERVRGGLQETGTESAHRTLVQRDNREERYNRDYLHRVSNRLLAEAVAYDCTHIAFEDLTHIRDSMPSKRKFHQWAHAQLVKYVEYKAEELGITVVYVDPENTSKRCCECGHTSDGNRTERDFFECEKCGATANADYNAAKNVGWRFVRRGLHDSRRTGDSQLALKSGTVKPNRGFVSYSVMESEAESTDKPHRERKFTSL, encoded by the coding sequence GTGTCGGACGACGACTACCTGAGACGCACCGCAATAACGCGCCTCTCCGTGTCCCCTGAGCAGGCCGACCTGCTCGAAGACACGATTGACGAGTGGCGCACAGGTGCGAACATTGCCACGGACATCGGCTGGGAACACTACGAAACCCGTAAGCGGAAACTCCAGTCACTCGCATACGACGATGTTCGTGACCAAACTCGTCTCGGGAGTCAACACGCCATCCTCGCGTGCTTCCAAGCCGCACAAGCCCTGAAAGGCGTCGATGAACGCAAACAGCAGGGTCGTAACTACTCGAAACCCGAGTTCACCGCTCCCACGGTGAAGTACGACGCCAACACGATGACCCTGTTCGATGACAACACCGTCTCCCTCGCCACCACCGACAGTCGAGTGCGGTGCGAATTGGTACTGCCCGACGACGAAGACGGCTACCAGTACCAGTACCTCGACAGCGACGAGTGGGAAGTGACGGAATCGACGCTGACAGCGCGTGATGGTGACTACTTTCTGCACCTCGGCTTCCGTAAGCCGAAGCCCGATGCCGACGAGTCACCCGCCGAGGACAGGACAGTTCTCGGGGTTGACCTCGGCATCGAAAACCTCGCCGTCACCAGCACCGCTCACTTCGAGTCAGGCCAAGAACTCTTGCACGAACACCGCGAGTTCGAGCGCGTTCGCGGCGGCCTCCAAGAAACCGGCACTGAGTCCGCGCATCGCACACTCGTCCAGCGGGATAACCGCGAAGAACGGTACAACCGTGACTACCTGCACAGGGTGTCGAATCGGTTGCTCGCGGAGGCAGTCGCCTACGACTGCACGCACATCGCGTTCGAGGACTTGACGCACATCCGCGACTCGATGCCGAGCAAGCGTAAGTTCCACCAGTGGGCGCACGCCCAACTCGTCAAGTACGTCGAGTACAAGGCTGAGGAACTTGGTATCACAGTCGTGTACGTTGACCCTGAGAATACGTCGAAGCGGTGTTGTGAGTGCGGTCATACGAGCGATGGCAACCGAACGGAGCGCGATTTCTTCGAGTGTGAGAAGTGTGGTGCGACGGCGAATGCAGATTATAACGCGGCGAAGAACGTGGGATGGCGGTTTGTCCGTCGTGGGCTACATGACTCACGGCGGACGGGCGACAGTCAACTCGCCCTGAAGTCGGGGACTGTGAAGCCGAACCGAGGATTTGTCTCGTACTCTGTTATGGAGTCAGAGGCGGAGTCCACCGACAAGCCCCATCGTGAACGAAAGTTCACGAGCCTCTGA
- a CDS encoding biotin--[acetyl-CoA-carboxylase] ligase produces the protein MKTTQVLDLLSEDEPVSGKEIAEEFGVSRNAVWKHIERLRDAGFEIDSDPKGYVLTSPAEYGDFGLSYYLDPGTIWEDIEYREEVPSTNSVASQLARDGAPEGTVVLADVQRQGKGRRGREWTSPSGGVWMSGVLRPEIPPRSASVITVAASVAVARGLEEAGVEPRIKWPNDVLVDGKKICGILVEIQADAESVEHAVVGIGINANVEIEDDDWNATSVKDEVGHEVNRANLAASVLEELEDLYSLASDDGDRKVVFEEWKEYSDSIGREVRVETPTETIEGEAVGVDDTGALRVETSDGERVVTAGDCEHLR, from the coding sequence ATGAAGACAACCCAGGTACTCGACTTACTCTCAGAGGACGAGCCTGTCTCGGGGAAGGAGATTGCCGAGGAGTTCGGGGTCTCACGTAACGCAGTCTGGAAACACATAGAACGTCTCAGGGACGCGGGCTTCGAGATAGACAGCGATCCTAAGGGGTACGTCCTGACGTCGCCGGCGGAGTACGGCGACTTCGGTCTCTCGTACTACCTCGATCCCGGTACTATCTGGGAGGATATAGAGTACCGTGAGGAGGTTCCGTCTACGAACTCCGTCGCGTCCCAACTCGCACGTGATGGGGCTCCCGAGGGTACCGTGGTTCTCGCCGACGTACAGAGACAGGGCAAGGGAAGACGCGGTCGTGAGTGGACGAGTCCCTCTGGCGGCGTCTGGATGAGTGGGGTTCTGCGTCCCGAGATACCCCCGAGGTCGGCGTCTGTTATAACTGTCGCGGCGTCTGTCGCTGTCGCGCGTGGGCTCGAAGAAGCCGGGGTTGAGCCGCGTATAAAATGGCCCAACGACGTTCTCGTAGACGGAAAGAAGATCTGTGGCATACTCGTCGAGATACAGGCTGACGCCGAGTCGGTCGAACACGCAGTTGTAGGGATAGGCATAAACGCCAATGTCGAGATAGAGGACGACGACTGGAACGCGACCTCTGTAAAGGACGAGGTCGGACACGAGGTCAACAGGGCGAACCTCGCGGCGTCTGTTCTCGAAGAGCTTGAAGACCTCTACTCTCTCGCGTCCGACGACGGTGACAGGAAGGTAGTATTCGAGGAGTGGAAGGAGTACTCCGACAGTATCGGAAGAGAGGTTCGTGTAGAGACACCAACCGAGACGATCGAGGGTGAGGCAGTCGGTGTCGACGACACAGGGGCTCTGCGCGTAGAAACGTCCGACGGCGAGAGAGTCGTTACTGCGGGCGACTGCGAACATCTCCGTTAA
- a CDS encoding isocitrate lyase/PEP mutase family protein: protein MGNSSKAEVLRESIESDEITVMPGAFDALSAKLVERAGFEAVFTTGFGISASALGLPDLGLMTASENTERARHINDSVSLPLVADMDTGYGNVLNVRRTVGDCIDAGIAGVILEDQEWPKRCGHMEEKSVVPRSEHARRIEAAADIRDEKGEDIVIIARTDARETHGLDEAIQRGDEYYEAGADVVFVEAPESEYELERVAEIEAPTLANMIEGGKTPFLSYDELEEIGFETVVYPLSALFTMTRAVGDALETLKEDGETSDVDTVSFDEFKDVVGTEEYHETRRRYGE from the coding sequence ATGGGAAACAGCTCGAAAGCCGAAGTTCTGCGTGAGAGCATAGAGTCCGACGAGATAACCGTGATGCCGGGGGCGTTCGACGCTCTTTCGGCTAAGCTCGTAGAGAGAGCGGGCTTCGAGGCTGTCTTCACAACCGGTTTCGGTATCTCGGCGTCGGCACTCGGACTCCCTGACCTCGGTCTGATGACGGCGTCGGAGAACACCGAGAGAGCGCGTCACATAAACGACTCAGTCAGCCTACCACTCGTCGCTGACATGGACACGGGATACGGTAACGTACTCAACGTAAGACGTACAGTCGGAGACTGCATAGACGCCGGGATCGCGGGAGTCATACTTGAGGATCAGGAGTGGCCCAAGAGATGTGGACATATGGAGGAGAAGTCGGTCGTTCCGAGGTCGGAACACGCCCGCAGGATAGAGGCGGCGGCGGACATACGTGACGAGAAGGGGGAGGACATCGTGATTATAGCACGTACTGACGCGAGGGAGACACACGGTCTCGACGAGGCTATACAGAGGGGAGACGAGTACTACGAGGCGGGTGCGGATGTCGTCTTCGTCGAGGCTCCCGAGTCGGAGTACGAACTCGAACGCGTAGCCGAGATCGAAGCGCCGACACTCGCAAACATGATAGAAGGAGGCAAGACGCCCTTCCTGAGCTACGATGAACTTGAGGAGATCGGCTTCGAGACCGTCGTCTACCCACTCTCGGCTCTCTTCACGATGACACGTGCGGTCGGAGACGCATTAGAGACACTCAAGGAAGACGGAGAGACCTCCGACGTTGACACCGTCTCTTTCGACGAGTTCAAGGACGTCGTAGGCACTGAGGAGTACCACGAGACACGCAGACGGTACGGGGAGTGA
- the npdG gene encoding NADPH-dependent F420 reductase — protein MRIGIIGGTGDFGGGLSVRLAQAGHEVVVGSRDEDRASEAADEYSERTGVEVESGSNADAAKAEVVVLAVPFGSLPDVVDQVAEVADGDATVISPVTSMKRDDDGFKYDQPDEGSAAQLVRDGLPDSFGVAGAFHNIAAGRLADPDAELGVDIAVFGEADAKQTAVEVVESVEGVNALDAGSLGNAAQIESVTPLLINIGIKNGLKDLGIKFV, from the coding sequence ATGAGAATAGGAATAATAGGAGGCACGGGTGACTTCGGAGGCGGTCTCTCGGTACGTCTCGCTCAGGCTGGGCACGAAGTCGTAGTCGGAAGCAGGGACGAGGACAGAGCATCTGAAGCTGCCGACGAGTACTCCGAGAGGACGGGCGTCGAAGTCGAGAGCGGATCGAACGCCGACGCAGCTAAAGCCGAGGTCGTCGTCCTCGCGGTTCCTTTCGGCTCCCTCCCAGACGTCGTGGATCAGGTCGCCGAGGTCGCAGACGGAGACGCTACAGTCATATCACCCGTCACGAGCATGAAACGTGACGACGACGGCTTCAAGTACGACCAGCCCGACGAGGGAAGTGCGGCACAGCTCGTACGTGACGGTCTCCCCGACTCGTTCGGCGTCGCGGGGGCTTTCCACAACATAGCCGCGGGACGTCTCGCCGACCCTGACGCCGAACTCGGAGTCGACATAGCCGTCTTCGGGGAGGCAGACGCGAAACAGACCGCAGTCGAGGTCGTCGAGTCGGTGGAAGGCGTCAACGCACTCGACGCCGGAAGCCTCGGAAACGCCGCACAGATAGAGAGTGTAACACCCCTTCTTATAAACATAGGCATAAAGAACGGTCTCAAGGATCTCGGAATAAAGTTCGTTTAG
- a CDS encoding APC family permease, with protein sequence MGSEDEPGLRREIGLFEATVYGVGLILGAGIYAVLGEATGVTGESVVVSFLIAAVIASLTGLSYAELCSLYPKEEADYIYVREAFGSKKLSEATAVLRLLVGVISAAAVALAFAGYFSSFVDIPQIPVAVSVVAATAYVNYRGIQLSSKLNLIFTSVEVAGLVFVVWIGRSTWGDVDPLQMTNGSVGVLKSAFLIFFAYIGFGSIVSISEESKDATDTIPKAILASIGITTVLYVLVGLSAVGVVDSQVLGASDSPLAVVANQGWGPVAFTVISGIALFSTMNTVMILQISTSRLLYGVSKKEYDSFPEVFSKVHEDTRTPYVSVWSVGVMTAAFTVLGDIGVVAGLANFFLLIVFALINLSLLSLRYRRPDIDRGFRAPLNIGRLSVTALGGVVSCILLILFYLV encoded by the coding sequence ATGGGTAGCGAAGACGAGCCTGGGCTCAGACGTGAGATAGGACTCTTCGAGGCGACAGTCTACGGAGTGGGTCTGATACTCGGAGCGGGTATATACGCGGTTCTCGGAGAGGCTACGGGAGTCACGGGCGAGTCGGTCGTCGTGTCTTTCTTGATCGCCGCCGTTATAGCCTCACTCACCGGACTCAGCTACGCCGAACTCTGCTCTCTTTACCCCAAGGAGGAGGCAGACTACATCTACGTCCGGGAGGCTTTCGGAAGCAAGAAGCTCTCCGAAGCCACGGCTGTTCTGCGTCTCCTCGTGGGTGTCATATCCGCGGCTGCTGTCGCACTCGCCTTCGCGGGCTACTTCTCGTCTTTCGTCGACATACCTCAGATTCCGGTGGCTGTCTCGGTCGTCGCGGCGACTGCTTACGTCAACTACCGAGGTATACAGCTTTCGTCGAAGCTCAACCTGATCTTCACCTCAGTCGAGGTCGCAGGGCTCGTCTTCGTAGTCTGGATAGGTAGGTCGACGTGGGGAGACGTCGATCCCCTACAGATGACCAACGGGAGCGTAGGTGTTCTCAAGTCGGCTTTTCTGATATTCTTCGCTTACATCGGCTTCGGTTCGATAGTTAGCATCTCGGAGGAGTCGAAGGACGCTACCGACACGATACCCAAAGCCATACTCGCCTCTATAGGTATCACGACAGTTCTCTATGTCCTCGTAGGCTTGTCGGCGGTGGGAGTCGTCGACTCACAGGTGCTCGGAGCCTCTGACTCGCCATTAGCAGTCGTCGCAAACCAGGGATGGGGTCCCGTTGCCTTCACAGTCATCTCAGGAATCGCCCTCTTCTCGACTATGAACACCGTCATGATACTCCAGATATCGACGTCACGTCTCCTCTATGGGGTCTCCAAGAAGGAGTACGACTCTTTCCCCGAGGTCTTCTCGAAGGTACACGAAGACACGAGGACACCGTATGTCTCCGTCTGGTCTGTCGGTGTTATGACTGCCGCTTTCACGGTCTTGGGAGACATAGGCGTCGTAGCAGGTCTCGCCAACTTCTTCCTCCTCATCGTATTCGCCCTCATCAACCTCTCACTCCTGAGTCTGAGGTACAGACGTCCAGACATCGATCGGGGTTTCAGAGCGCCTCTTAACATAGGAAGACTGTCAGTCACGGCTCTCGGCGGCGTCGTCTCATGTATACTACTCATACTCTTTTACCTCGTCTGA
- a CDS encoding diphthine--ammonia ligase yields the protein MTTTKTAVSLFSGGKDSTYALYKAQEEYDVDTLVTVHAEEASKMYHVPAIELTSLAADAMKVDRDLVTVETREDEISPLRETLEDLSPDAVVVGAVESEYQRSRIEGICDEIGAELVAPLWHCDTSETMRRIVEEFEVMVIGVAAYGLDESWLGRVLDSEDVDELERLNDEYGVHIMGEGGEFETMVLGGSQMESEIEVEYEKDWDGMRGELRIEDACLV from the coding sequence ATGACGACTACGAAGACAGCAGTCAGCCTCTTCTCAGGAGGAAAGGACTCTACGTACGCCCTCTACAAGGCTCAGGAGGAGTACGACGTCGATACTCTCGTCACGGTACACGCAGAGGAGGCGTCGAAGATGTACCACGTCCCTGCGATAGAACTCACGTCTCTTGCGGCTGACGCAATGAAGGTCGACAGGGATCTAGTGACTGTCGAGACGCGTGAAGACGAGATATCGCCGCTCAGAGAGACACTCGAAGACCTCTCGCCCGATGCGGTCGTCGTAGGCGCGGTTGAGAGTGAGTACCAGAGGTCGAGGATCGAAGGTATCTGTGACGAGATAGGAGCCGAACTCGTCGCCCCGCTCTGGCACTGTGACACCTCAGAGACTATGAGGCGGATAGTCGAGGAGTTCGAGGTCATGGTGATAGGAGTCGCCGCATACGGTCTCGACGAGTCATGGCTCGGACGCGTTCTCGACTCCGAAGACGTAGACGAGCTAGAGCGTCTCAACGACGAGTACGGCGTCCACATAATGGGAGAAGGCGGCGAGTTCGAGACTATGGTTCTCGGGGGTTCTCAGATGGAGTCCGAGATAGAGGTCGAGTACGAGAAGGACTGGGACGGAATGCGAGGCGAGCTACGTATCGAGGACGCGTGTCTCGTCTAG
- a CDS encoding thioredoxin family protein yields the protein MVLKESDSDLERGDRAPDFSLRDTNGDEKSVEDFSEYDALLVVFTCNHCPYAKAKIPVLNSIADDYEDVAVVGINPNDSDEYPDDSYERMQELVEDGEVRYDAYLRDETQEVADEYGAVCTPDPFLFENQNGEFRLVYHGRIDDAQNPDDEPTQHEMRDAIDSVLGGDEVEVEEIPSRGCSIKWKD from the coding sequence ATGGTACTCAAGGAGTCAGACAGTGACCTCGAAAGAGGAGACAGAGCCCCCGACTTCAGTCTCAGAGACACCAACGGCGACGAGAAGTCAGTCGAAGACTTCTCTGAGTACGACGCCTTACTCGTCGTATTCACGTGTAACCACTGTCCGTACGCGAAGGCGAAGATACCCGTCCTCAACTCGATAGCCGACGACTACGAAGACGTCGCAGTCGTAGGTATAAACCCCAACGACTCGGACGAGTACCCTGACGACTCCTACGAGAGAATGCAGGAGTTAGTCGAAGACGGCGAGGTGAGGTACGACGCCTACCTCAGGGACGAGACACAGGAGGTCGCCGACGAGTACGGTGCTGTCTGTACCCCCGATCCCTTCCTATTCGAGAACCAAAACGGCGAGTTCCGACTCGTCTACCACGGACGTATCGACGACGCCCAGAACCCCGACGACGAGCCGACACAACACGAGATGCGCGACGCGATAGACTCGGTTCTCGGAGGCGACGAGGTCGAAGTCGAGGAGATCCCGTCACGTGGATGCTCTATTAAATGGAAGGACTAG
- a CDS encoding ABC transporter ATP-binding protein, with protein MSGNLDRDSSKTARVDGDVVVEAEGISHSYGDTRVLDSVSFSLVEGSLNGIVGPNGSGKSTLVRILTGLLEATDGEVTVHGERDDGRQVGYLPQKAEYRSAFTVKETLEFYSRLVRDSSQSPEEALELVGLSGAADTDVDGLSGGMLRLLGIAQSTIGDPSVIFLDEPTSGLDPTMSYRIFEVLRDLADRGTTVVVTSHDLTLIETNVDRLLLLDEGRLQLDGSPEEVVETEGYGSLADLFGDMVEEKEGTTVRHGHGNEDEDGDGGEA; from the coding sequence ATGTCAGGTAACTTAGATAGAGACAGCTCAAAGACGGCGAGGGTGGATGGAGACGTAGTCGTAGAGGCTGAGGGCATCAGCCACTCTTACGGAGACACACGTGTCCTCGACTCAGTCTCGTTCAGTCTCGTGGAGGGAAGCCTCAACGGTATCGTGGGACCCAACGGAAGCGGGAAGTCGACGCTCGTACGTATACTCACGGGTCTGCTTGAAGCCACGGACGGAGAAGTGACGGTTCACGGAGAAAGAGACGACGGCAGACAGGTCGGATATCTCCCACAGAAAGCCGAGTACAGGTCTGCTTTCACCGTGAAAGAGACACTCGAATTCTACTCCCGACTCGTCAGAGACTCGTCTCAGTCGCCCGAGGAGGCACTCGAACTCGTGGGTCTGAGCGGCGCAGCCGACACGGACGTCGACGGTCTCTCTGGTGGGATGTTACGTCTACTCGGAATCGCACAGTCGACTATAGGCGACCCGTCTGTGATCTTCCTCGACGAGCCCACGAGCGGTCTCGATCCCACGATGTCATACCGTATATTCGAGGTTCTGCGTGACCTCGCCGACAGAGGGACTACGGTCGTCGTCACCTCCCACGACCTCACTCTCATAGAGACAAACGTCGACAGGCTTCTCTTACTCGACGAGGGTAGGCTACAGTTAGACGGCTCCCCCGAAGAAGTCGTCGAGACCGAGGGTTACGGTAGCCTCGCGGATCTCTTCGGCGACATGGTCGAGGAGAAGGAAGGAACCACCGTGAGACACGGACACGGGAACGAAGATGAAGACGGAGACGGGGGTGAGGCTTGA
- a CDS encoding DUF357 domain-containing protein produces MKTESGSDPNSGADLTEKTNRYRRLLSRALDSVEVVEESDEADEFLEMAESYYDDGEHFLENDDEVNALAAFSYGHAWLDAGMRSGIFDADDNREIFTV; encoded by the coding sequence CTGAAAACCGAATCGGGCTCCGACCCTAACTCGGGAGCCGACCTCACCGAGAAGACAAACAGGTACAGACGTCTCCTGTCACGTGCTCTCGACTCGGTCGAGGTCGTAGAGGAGTCCGACGAAGCCGACGAGTTCCTGGAGATGGCGGAGTCGTACTACGACGACGGCGAACATTTCCTCGAAAACGACGACGAGGTCAACGCTCTCGCGGCGTTCTCGTACGGACACGCGTGGCTCGACGCGGGTATGAGGTCTGGGATCTTCGACGCAGACGACAACAGAGAGATTTTCACAGTATGA
- a CDS encoding NosD domain-containing protein, whose translation MTRTKVWITLSLLLLSLSLGVFAVDSSGGSPDPVRFGETVKSGISHAQTISANSQGLTAPKAEVFYSQYEYVVGYRGLSSLVETLNSDGHTMRFGKPLAVYVTAFDGTDVEPSNTSGFVRKDSSSYTDWVRASEAWFVLTQPTTVVPFSSKSAARSYADEYGGEVTDWDGLVSERMYARGHEGQSSITEAMRQKEETMEEEADSLETRALSLLDREVSVTVENATSEALRRAVERAPPRTSIRLTEGTYAINETLNITKPVSLVGEGDSTHLRGDGEGTVVRLSSPESAVSSVRITGVGNATRQTDEYGGVGEGDNWDSEIERTYGSGDAGVAVIRANSSLVHDVNITSPSNGVLVRDSPDSVVTDSRIRGAERSSDGFMGVMVMRSPILIQNSTLLDGRDAVYSHRSDGLAIRNNFIDPGRFGVHLMFTSDTYIANNTVRDAYSGIVVMTRPVGNVVVGNDVRESRSGIVTAGGDTYVARNVLVNNSYGLKIGTRTSVYEKNVMVENGVGARASGIIASNRVVSNDFIDNQKAATSLYGSLRIWSSDGVGNYWSRNVDLGSGSGSESESESYRPTGVVESDLRKPGYVALSESPALKGLRSLEGTVPGMRSEGIIDQSPSESRINRRLVQQAKNDQTKHVR comes from the coding sequence ATGACGAGGACGAAGGTCTGGATAACTCTGAGTCTACTTCTCCTGAGCCTGTCTCTCGGCGTCTTTGCCGTCGACAGTTCGGGTGGTAGTCCCGATCCTGTTAGGTTCGGGGAGACTGTCAAGTCGGGCATCAGCCACGCTCAGACTATCTCAGCCAACTCACAGGGTCTCACGGCACCCAAGGCAGAGGTGTTCTACTCACAGTACGAGTACGTCGTCGGGTATAGAGGTCTTTCGTCGCTCGTCGAGACGCTCAACAGCGACGGGCACACGATGCGTTTCGGAAAGCCCCTCGCAGTCTACGTCACCGCCTTCGACGGAACCGACGTCGAGCCTTCGAACACGTCGGGATTTGTGAGAAAGGACAGTTCGTCGTACACCGACTGGGTCAGAGCGTCCGAGGCTTGGTTCGTACTGACTCAGCCCACGACAGTCGTGCCGTTCTCGTCGAAGTCGGCGGCACGTTCGTACGCCGACGAGTACGGCGGCGAAGTCACCGACTGGGACGGTCTTGTCTCGGAGCGAATGTACGCCCGGGGTCACGAAGGACAGAGTTCTATCACCGAGGCTATGAGGCAGAAGGAAGAGACGATGGAGGAAGAAGCCGACTCTCTTGAGACACGCGCTCTGTCTCTCCTCGACAGGGAGGTGTCGGTGACAGTCGAGAACGCCACCTCGGAAGCGTTACGCAGAGCCGTGGAACGCGCGCCCCCGAGGACGTCTATAAGGCTTACTGAGGGTACTTACGCCATCAACGAGACTCTAAACATCACTAAGCCGGTAAGCCTCGTCGGAGAGGGAGACTCGACCCATCTCAGGGGAGACGGCGAAGGAACTGTCGTCCGTCTCTCGTCTCCTGAGTCAGCCGTGTCGTCGGTCAGGATCACGGGCGTCGGAAACGCGACGAGACAGACTGACGAGTACGGTGGTGTCGGCGAAGGAGACAACTGGGACTCCGAGATAGAGAGGACGTACGGAAGCGGTGACGCCGGAGTCGCGGTTATAAGAGCCAACTCGTCTCTCGTCCACGACGTCAACATAACTTCACCTTCGAATGGAGTCCTCGTCCGTGACTCCCCCGACTCCGTGGTCACGGATTCGAGGATCAGAGGTGCCGAGAGATCCTCCGACGGCTTCATGGGCGTGATGGTGATGAGGTCGCCTATCCTGATACAGAACTCGACACTCCTCGACGGACGTGACGCAGTCTACTCCCACCGCTCCGACGGTCTCGCTATACGGAACAACTTCATAGACCCGGGACGTTTCGGTGTTCATCTGATGTTCACCTCCGACACCTACATAGCCAACAACACCGTAAGGGACGCTTACTCCGGGATAGTCGTAATGACACGTCCCGTCGGAAACGTCGTAGTCGGAAACGACGTCCGTGAGTCGAGAAGCGGTATCGTGACTGCGGGAGGCGACACCTACGTCGCGCGCAACGTCCTCGTCAACAACTCGTACGGTCTCAAGATAGGCACACGTACCTCAGTCTACGAGAAAAACGTCATGGTCGAGAACGGTGTCGGAGCGAGGGCGTCAGGGATAATAGCCTCCAACCGCGTCGTCTCGAACGACTTCATAGACAACCAAAAGGCGGCTACGTCACTCTATGGCTCCCTCAGAATCTGGTCGTCGGACGGTGTCGGCAACTACTGGAGCCGGAACGTAGACCTCGGCTCGGGGTCGGGGTCGGAGTCGGAGTCCGAAAGCTACCGTCCGACGGGCGTCGTCGAGTCCGATCTGCGTAAGCCGGGATACGTAGCCCTGTCTGAGTCTCCGGCTCTCAAGGGTCTTAGGTCGCTCGAAGGAACCGTACCCGGAATGAGGTCAGAGGGTATAATCGACCAGAGTCCGTCGGAGAGCCGTATAAACAGACGTCTCGTACAACAAGCCAAGAACGATCAGACAAAACATGTCAGGTAA
- a CDS encoding ABC transporter permease subunit — translation MSLSETVSRTRTVAEREIDTVARTRVYLGLILGFAGVVTAISWVGGGAKSGFVPTVVDLLTPVEVIVPVLGFAFGYRTVLGDRRRGELDLLSTYPIDRLPYIVGVFVGRGVVLAVGTALSLLPAAALAYLVSSPESAIFASHSGADSVVLYLRFVAVTTAFSLVVLSAAIAVSAVANTVRGAVVLVVILLVVLVAGLDLGVLGLLSQGVVSDESLTQVLAVSPNSAYRGLVLETVVSAAMGAESWKAASPVASLVGLAAWLVVSLGIAVVSTPKSR, via the coding sequence ATGTCTCTCTCCGAGACGGTCTCAAGGACACGTACAGTCGCCGAGCGTGAGATAGACACTGTCGCGAGGACACGTGTCTACCTCGGTCTGATACTCGGCTTCGCGGGAGTCGTCACGGCGATAAGCTGGGTCGGAGGAGGTGCGAAGAGCGGTTTCGTCCCAACAGTCGTCGACCTTCTCACACCGGTCGAGGTCATAGTCCCTGTCCTCGGCTTTGCATTCGGATACAGAACCGTGCTAGGCGACAGACGCAGAGGAGAGCTCGATCTCCTGTCGACCTATCCCATCGACCGACTGCCGTATATCGTGGGTGTCTTCGTAGGCAGAGGCGTGGTTCTCGCAGTCGGAACGGCTCTGTCTCTGCTTCCCGCGGCGGCTCTCGCTTATCTCGTCTCGTCACCAGAGTCGGCGATATTCGCGTCCCACTCGGGAGCCGACTCGGTCGTACTCTACCTCAGATTCGTCGCGGTAACCACGGCTTTCTCTCTCGTCGTCCTCTCAGCCGCGATAGCCGTCTCGGCGGTCGCTAACACAGTACGTGGGGCTGTCGTCCTAGTCGTTATACTCTTAGTCGTTCTCGTAGCCGGACTCGACCTCGGGGTTCTCGGTCTCCTGAGTCAGGGAGTCGTCTCCGACGAGTCGCTCACACAGGTCTTAGCTGTGAGTCCCAACAGTGCTTACAGGGGACTCGTCCTCGAAACAGTCGTGAGCGCGGCGATGGGTGCGGAGTCGTGGAAAGCCGCGTCACCTGTTGCGAGTCTCGTGGGTCTCGCCGCATGGCTCGTAGTCAGCCTCGGGATCGCAGTCGTGAGTACACCCAAGAGCCGTTGA